A stretch of DNA from Nitrospira sp.:
TTACGATCGAGGATCGGCCTGATGGCACCAGCCGCTGGAAGCGATAATGCCGCAGAACTGATTTACGGTCTCCATGCCGTACGCGAAGCGCTTCGCGCCGGTGCGCGCCCGCTTCAGCGGCTGCTGGTGCTGGGAACCGATCGGCAGTTCGGCGATATCGTGCGGTTGGCTAGGGAGCAGCGGGTGCCTGTCTACGTCGAACCACGCGTTGCCTTGGATCGCCTTGTTCCGGGTGGCCGCCATCAGGGTGCCGTTGGATTAGTAGCCGCGAAAGCCTACGCGGAACCAGAAGATATTCTTTCTTCGGCGCAGGCCGCGGGCCAGATTCCGCTGCTAATCTTGCTGGATGGTGTTGAGGATCCGCACAACCTTGGAGCCATTCTCCGCACGGTTGAGGCTTCAGGGGCCCATGGCGTCTTCATTCCCGAACGTCGTGCGGTGGGGCTGACTAGTGTGGTGGCCAAGGCTTCTGCCGGCGCCGTCGACTATGTGCCCGTGGGGCGCGTGCCAAACCTCTCACGATGGATCGAGCGGCTGAAGAGTGCGGGAATCTGGGTGTATGCGCTGGATGCCGAAGCGTCTACATTGTATACCGAGCTGGATTTTCGAGGGCCGGTCGCTTTGGTGTTGGGTGGAGAGGGGAAGGGGGTGCGTCCCGGCGTGCGCGCCGCCTGCGATGCGGTGGCACAGATTCCCATGTCGGGGAAGGTCAGCTCGCTGAACGTATCGGCTTCGACAGCCATTGTACTCTATGAAGCTGTGCGACAGCGTCGAGAAGGGGTAGGCAGAAAGGGGTGAGCCGCGGATTACCGCAGCTTCAGCATTTTCCCTTGAATGGCAGCCTTGAGCAGTTGGGCGGTATTGGAAACTCGGATTTTCTTCATCATGTTGGCCCGGTGGGCCTCAACGGTTTTCACACTGATTTTGAGGCGCTGTGCGATTTCCTTGTTCTTAAATCCAGTCCAGATCAGCTCGAGAATTTCCTGTTCCCTGGTGGTCAGCGCTTCCGGACGTCGTTTGCGAGGGGGAATGATTGGTTCGGCGATTGCGGCTTTCGTTCGGCCTTTGGTGGTCCTGGCGGCTGTCGACATGTACATCTAGCTCCACTTCGAGTAAAGGCAGTTCACTGTTGAAGGTCTGGGACCTCCCGCGCCCAAATCGATGCCGGATTATACGCAGCGCTCCGGGCATTTGTAAATG
This window harbors:
- the rlmB gene encoding 23S rRNA (guanosine(2251)-2'-O)-methyltransferase RlmB, which gives rise to MIYGLHAVREALRAGARPLQRLLVLGTDRQFGDIVRLAREQRVPVYVEPRVALDRLVPGGRHQGAVGLVAAKAYAEPEDILSSAQAAGQIPLLILLDGVEDPHNLGAILRTVEASGAHGVFIPERRAVGLTSVVAKASAGAVDYVPVGRVPNLSRWIERLKSAGIWVYALDAEASTLYTELDFRGPVALVLGGEGKGVRPGVRAACDAVAQIPMSGKVSSLNVSASTAIVLYEAVRQRREGVGRKG
- a CDS encoding response regulator transcription factor, with product MYMSTAARTTKGRTKAAIAEPIIPPRKRRPEALTTREQEILELIWTGFKNKEIAQRLKISVKTVEAHRANMMKKIRVSNTAQLLKAAIQGKMLKLR